One region of Armigeres subalbatus isolate Guangzhou_Male chromosome 3, GZ_Asu_2, whole genome shotgun sequence genomic DNA includes:
- the LOC134221136 gene encoding uncharacterized protein LOC134221136 has protein sequence MDQNMSIHRYYHRTKEIVQNIKTLSKQNTKYRDNWDAINTFIDEDGLAAFISGLRGNYFGHAQAARPKDIEDAYAFLCKFKSQEINASNMEDISKAKNSNGNNSKDSIEPMETDSSLQSRLTYNKKLINNNEVASEYELSASEDSSDDDEEKEVNFCQANRVTRIK, from the exons ATGGATCAAAATATGAGCATTCATAGATATTACCACCGTACAAAAGAGATAGTACAGAATATTAAAACTttatcaaaacaaaacacaaagtATCGTGATAATTGGGATGCAATAAATACTTTTATTGATGAGGACGGATTAGCCGCTTTTATTTCTGGATTACGTGGAAACTATTTCGGTCACGCCCAAGCAGCAAGGCCTAAAGATATTGAGGATGCATACGCATTCTTGTGCAAATTTAAGAGTCAAGAAATCAACGCCAGTAATATGGAAGACATTTCAAAAGCTAAAAATTCAAACG GTAATAACAGCAAAGACTCCATAGAACCGATGGAAACTGACTCATCGCTTCAAAGCAGATTAACTTATAATAAAAAGCTCATTAACAATAACGAGGTAGCTAGTGAATATGAACTTTCCGCATCAGAAGACTCatctgatgatgatgaggaaAAAGAGGTAAATTTTTGTCAGGCCAATCGAGTAACTCGAATAAAATGA
- the LOC134225551 gene encoding F-box/WD repeat-containing protein 4 → MYNEAQELNICDLNEHVLEHIFHYLPLRDLDRAVQVCKKFYTTINSYIFARQSATLLLTGHQQNSQINRSVSRSDRNLNDFSYRKRIHLFDNWRYGRYCESHMFNHRMIYFSHIVLEKRWLYMTHRGQLRAHERVKKDYMLKNRASWTIGKEKDPDISWIAKKRQILFGGRTDGTCFVQDHSHHCYSRQRLEDDVITSVDFEGDVYICSTKSKCTSFWRGSINYGDCELELMRRLDEPYQTIKLSPDDGSKLAVGKYHDRSNGALRIIDVERGTTSRLESPTKAVYQLLWRDYNTILTGNFDTTMRMVDIRTSSDAAVWTDPYDASVYCLDYDGAYAVLCGMKYHFRVNLYDLRVPKRCIQMYFPSNKFSQYSPVHSVAADSSQLFIITDNNLRILNFDVHGKETKDYTWDLNKWLY, encoded by the exons ATGTATAACGAAGCTCAGGAATTGAATATATGCGATCTAAATGAACACGTGCTAGAACATATATTCCATTACCTCCCACTTCGGGATCTGGACCGAGCGGTTCAAGTTTGTAAAAAGTTTTACACCACCATCAACAGCTATATATTCGCTCGGCAAAGTGCTACCCTGCTACTAACTGGTCATCAACAAAACTCGCAAATCAATCGCTCCGTTTCGAGATCTGATCGTAATTTGAATGATTTCAGCTACAGAAAACGTATCCATCTTTTCGATAATTGGCGCTATGGCCGTTATTGTGAGTCGCATATGTTTAACCATCGTATGATCTATTTCTCGCATATTGTGCTAGAGAAGCGATGGTTATATATGACGCATCGTGGGCAGCTTCGAGCCCACGAGAGAGTGAAAAAGGATTACATGCTGAAGAACCGAGCTAGTTGGACCATTGGTAAGGAAAAAGATCCTGATATCAGTTGGATTGCCAAGAAGAGACAGATACTCTTTGGGGGACGAACGGATGGAACTTGTTTCGTGCAAGATCATAGCCATCATTGTTACAGCAGGCAACGATTGGAGGATGACGTTATCACATCGGTGGACTTTGAAGGAGACGTATATATCTGCTCGACAAAATCAAAATGCACTTCATTTTGGCGGGGATCTATAAACTATGGGGATTGCGAATTGGAGTTGATGCGTCGATTGGATGAACCCTATCAAACCATAAAACTGTCACCTGACGATGGGAGCAAACTGGCGGTTGGGAAGTATCATGATCGCAGTAATGGAGCTCTGAGAATAATAGATGTCGAGAG AGGCACAACATCACGGCTTGAATCGCCAACAAAAGCCGTATATCAACTCCTTTGGAGAGATTACAATACCATTTTGACGGGGAATTTCGACACTACGATGCGGATGGTGGATATCCGTACCTCAAGCGATGCTGCGGTGTGGACCGATCCTTACGATGCATCCGTATATTGTCTTGATTACGATGGCGCCTATGCAGTTCTGTGCGGTATGAAGTACCACTTCAGGGTCAATTTATACGATTTACGTGTGCCGAAACGGTGCATTCAAATGTACTTCCCGTCGAATAAGTTTTCACAATACTCACCGGTGCACAGTGTGGCTGCCGATTCTAGTCAACTCTTCATCATCACAGATAACAATCTACGAATACTAAATTTCGATGTACATGGGAAGGAAACAAAAGATTACACATGGGatttgaataaatggctttATTGA
- the LOC134225553 gene encoding vacuolar protein-sorting-associated protein 36 has protein sequence MNRFEYCAARLAENESFVAKDRNIKLYDGDEKTSYEDGEVVLTSHRLLWGRTGEIARGGNALSLRLKYVQSFDEEEASSMLFGRKKRIILRLGPILPDKTPGPMDYSVALFIKISGKNGVDAAFVQALHETVNARIWAVTEEDNANKQTSAAGSTKRVLRTGIMGIERNLVEKQKQTDENISLAFKDLGKLMERAKEMVAVSKVVSTKIRERHGDISEDETVRFKSYLMSLGIDDPVTRDGTRSNSEFFMKLSQQLVEMLLDPITESGGMMSLADVYCRVNRARGLELLSPEDLLEACKLLIGPVKLRQFPSGAMVLQLDNHDDELVSRETVELVEKSTSISADELARVVGISLLLANERLLTAERLGKLCRDESIEGLRFYPNLFLQ, from the exons ATGAATCGGTTTGAGTATTGTGCAGCCCGGCTGGCGGAAAACGAATCATTTGTGGCAAAGGATCGCAATATTAAACTCTACGATGGCGATGAAAAA ACCAGCTACGAGGACGGTGAAGTCGTCTTGACCAGTCATCGACTTTTGTGGGGTCGTACCGGAGAGATTGCACGTGGGGGCAATGCTCTATCGCTGCGCTTGAAATACGTCCAATCGTTCGATGAGGAGGAAGCCAGTTCCATGCTGTTTGGCCGGAAGAAACGTATCATTCTTCGGCTGGGACCAATACTGCCAGACAAAACACCTGGTCCAATGGATTACAGTGTAGCTTTATTCATCAAAATTTCCGGGAAAAACGGAGTCGATGCAGCGTTTGTACAAGCTCTCCATGAAACAGTGAATGCTAGAATCTGGGCAGTTACGGAGGAGGACAATGCTAACAAGCAAACTTCCGCTGCGGGGTCAACTAAACGGGTTCTCCGTACCGGAATAATGGGAATTGAAAGAAACTTGGTTGAGAAACAGAAGCAAACCGACGAGAATATTAGTCTGGCTTTCAAAGACCTAGGGAAGCTTATGGAGAGAGCCAAAGAAATGGTTGCGGTTTCCAAGGTGGTTAGTACGAAGATTCGGGAACGACACGGGGATATATCAGAAGACGAAACCGTTCGCTTTAAATCTTATCTGATGAGTCTGGGTATTGACGATCCTGTAACCAGAGATGGAACCAGAAGTAACTCCGAGTTTTTCATGAAACTTTCACAGCAGTTGGTTGAAATGTTGTTGGATCCTATAACA GAATCAGGTGGAATGATGTCTCTGGCAGACGTTTACTGTAGAGTGAACCGAGCTCGTGGTCTAGAATTGTTATCACCTGAAGATTTACTTGAAGCATGTAAACTACTGATTGGTCCAGTTAAATTGAGGCAGTTTCCTAGCGGGGCTATGGTCTTACAATTGGACAATCACGACGACGAACTGGTATCACGAGAAACTGTTGAACTAGTGGAAAAAAGCACATCAATCAGTGCTGATGAGCTGGCACGAGTTGTTGGCATTTCTCTATTGTTGGCAAACGAGCGACTCTTAACGGCCGAGCGTCTGGGTAAATTGTGCCGTGACGAATCGATAGAAGGCCTTCGGTTTTATCCGAACTTATTTCTTCAATaa
- the LOC134225555 gene encoding vacuolar ATPase assembly integral membrane protein VMA21 homolog encodes MSKSKSKQQLSKTEQRDEYRNFKVVFSYCILIILFPVATFFGCKHLLFDSFFQLTEISSNIYSAVAAVIALHIALGLYIYRAYFYSDSAASQPAGGYQKVSQKQD; translated from the exons ATgtcaaaatccaaatcaaagCAACAATTGAGCAAAACC GAACAACGCGATGAGTATCGAAATTTTAAAGTAGTGTTCTCTTACTGCATTTTGATAATCCTGTTTCCGGTAGCTACATTCTTCGGCTGCAAGCACCTGCTGTTTGACAGTTTTTTCCAGCTGACGGAAATTAGCAGCAACATTTATTCAGCCGTTGCGGCGGTTATCGCGCTGCATATAGCACTCGGATTGTACATCTATCGGGCATACTTCTATAGCGATTCCGCGGCAAGCCAACCTGCCGGAGGCTATCAAAAAGTTTCCCAGAAACAGGACTAA